CTATGTAACATAAAAATTATatcttttgaaaatagaacatctgaagtttatattggtatattttttgtaatatatgacttgtattaagttggtcaaattgacgatctAGGGAAACGCGCACGCTCTATAAACTGAGAGAGAGAGTAGTAGATCTGTTGAAATAAATGAATGCAACCCGAGCGAGTGGCATGGAAAAATTAATTAGGCTTAGTTTAGCAGAGTATTTTCAAAACCGTAGTAATCTAAAACATTAGGGTTAGTTTGGGTGAACGGTATATTTAAAACCATGATAATGTACGATATTTCAGTCTGTGAAAACTAGTAGGctttaggctggtcacaatggggaggaacttaggagtaacatcacacactccaatacaactttgcttatgtggcacatatttaatgaagagagaggtgcttgtggtaactagctaagttaccgaaacatcacacactccaagaaacaatgagtctataacctaataaatacatcgttgcatgacactacatagatgttcctacccactatggaggtagtaacatagtctagggaagtgtgtaagttactagcttatgttcttgcccattgtgaccagccttagaaaAAAGAAACTCTTTCtaagatttatctaggagatggATAATGGCAAGTGAGAGACCGAGAGTGCATGTGTATTGTAGTTGCATTTTACAAGCCTGCATTTTTGTACTGATATATTATTCATCAAGTGCCATAATTTTAGTGGCCCACCAAAATATTGATTTCATTCATATGTCCCATCAAGTTCATAAGAGAACCAGTAACGCCAGGATGTGCACCACGCAATAGCAAAGGGAGCACATGAAGTAGCCTTATTTGTGATTAACAAAAACCGAACTTAGATATAAAAACGATCTATTTCACATGTGGCAAATATAGCTAGCTGCCATGGCATACTAGTCGGTCATGCATGTGGTTTGACTAGAGTTTCTTCGGATTGGTAGATTTTCGTTTTTCTTGCTGCCTTGATCAATAGGCGCGGACTTGACGGCCGTGGTAGCCGAGGCAGCACCGcagcaggaggaagaggaggaggaggaggaggaggaagaggaggactaGTAGGGGCGGcagcaggagggggaggaggagcgacGTGTTTGTCAATGTGGATGTTGAGGGGGACAATGTCGTCAGACAGATACGCTTTCGGCACCGACAGGGAGGTAAACTCGTCCGGCCATGGCGTGCCAGCAGGCAGGGAGCTGCTTTTCATGACCGGCAACTCGAACGTCACCCTCGCGCCACTGCCGCTGTGCTCCACAGCGAGCTTGTACGAGAACTGCGGCGCGCCCGGTGCGTCGCCGTCCGCCCTGACGCACACCAGCGACACCGCGGCGTCCTTGTCGCGCTCGGCCAAGATCACGAGGAACACGCTCCGATGCCGGTTGGCCATGTCGTCCTGGTCGACGAGGACCTGCCAGCGCCGTGCCAGTGGCAGGCTGAGCCTCCCCGTCTGGCCGTGGCGCATGAGGATGACCTGGCGGGAGTGGTTCGTGGAGATGTGCTCGAGGAGCATTTCCCGGGAGCCGGTGAAGTCGCAGCCACCGCCGCCCCAGGGCCCGTCGCGCTCAGGGCAGCAGCAGGGCGCGTGCTGGCACGCGCGGCGGTGGTCCACGGAGTCGTGGTAGACGACGAGCCCCGCCTCGCAGCCGAACTTGACGTAGTCGCACGGCAGCTTGACGGCGCCGGCGTAGGCGTCTGCCAGGCGGCAGGGGGCGGCGACGCGGCCGCAGTCCTCGCCGTGCGCGCCGCGGCAGGACGAGCACATCAGATGACCGTCGTCGCACTGCGAATTATTATAATATAAGGATCAAGACCAGTAGTCGTTTCCATGGCAAGGAGCAATAATCACCATGACTATAATCAATCTGCAAACAACCTACTCGAAGATTCAAGAAGTAATATACAGTACCGAGAAGATAGGCGGTTTGAGGGGGAGGTGGCAGGCATGGCACTCCAAGAGCTCCGGCGCCCTGCACTTTTCGAAGATGAGGAAGGGAGGCACGTCGAGGGCGGTCTGTCGCTGCATCTGCGGCTGCGGCTTGGCTTCCACGGGCACCACGGCCAGAGCTCCGtctcctccgccgccaccgtcgccgctgCTGCCATGACCCATTTTCTCCTCTGACTTAACTTGCTTCAGGGTCAAAGATCGCACGCATAAAAGATGCTTGAGACGGGCTTCTGGGCTCCCCTTGATAGGATTTCTCACGCTGATAATAAGCTTCTGTTGATTCCCCCTTTTGAGGAGGAAATTTTTGATACTATTCGGACGGCTAATTCTAATGCGGCTTCAAGCCCTGATGGTTTCTCCATTCCGTTCTTTCGACAATTCTGGCCCCAACTAAAAGGTCTAATTTCTGCTGTCATCCAAGGGTATTGGCTGGGATCGGTTGACATTTCTAGACATAACTATGCGGTTCTCTCCCTCATCCCTAAGGTCAAGGGTGCGGATATGATTTCTCAATTTAGGCCGATTGCTTTAATCAACAACTTCGCAAAGATGCCTGCAAAGGGCATGGCCACTAGGCTATCTCCCATTGCACATCGGACCATTAGCCCTTTCCAATCTGCTTTCATCAAAGGGAGGTTCATTTTGGACGGGGTACTTTGTTTACATGAGATAGTTCATGACTTACGGGTGCGAGGGACCAAGGCTGTGGTTCTCAAACTTGACTTTGAAAAGGCCTACGACTCGGTTAGCTGGAAATTCCTTCGGCAAGTTCTTTTGGCTAAGGGCTTTGAGGGGCCTGTTATGCAGCGCCTGATGCAATTGGTTTCTGGGGGCACACGGCTGTGGCTGTCAATGGCCAAATTAGCCAGTTTTTTGCTAATGGCAGGGGCCTCAGG
The genomic region above belongs to Triticum dicoccoides isolate Atlit2015 ecotype Zavitan unplaced genomic scaffold, WEW_v2.0 scaffold13239, whole genome shotgun sequence and contains:
- the LOC119343550 gene encoding putative E3 ubiquitin-protein ligase SINA-like 6 translates to MGHGSSGDGGGGGDGALAVVPVEAKPQPQMQRQTALDVPPFLIFEKCRAPELLECHACHLPLKPPIFSCDDGHLMCSSCRGAHGEDCGRVAAPCRLADAYAGAVKLPCDYVKFGCEAGLVVYHDSVDHRRACQHAPCCCPERDGPWGGGGCDFTGSREMLLEHISTNHSRQVILMRHGQTGRLSLPLARRWQVLVDQDDMANRHRSVFLVILAERDKDAAVSLVCVRADGDAPGAPQFSYKLAVEHSGSGARVTFELPVMKSSSLPAGTPWPDEFTSLSVPKA